In one window of Anastrepha obliqua isolate idAnaObli1 unplaced genomic scaffold, idAnaObli1_1.0 ptg000009l, whole genome shotgun sequence DNA:
- the LOC129251241 gene encoding uncharacterized protein LOC129251241, translating into MEEERKRVEKHLVHTNYPLEVSDTEDAEKDISAGEENAAKDMNEGEDTDGGNINLLPKKANRGKINFIDDRMLACMDKWNLSTRDAMHLVSATVAAFINTMQSVNGTPSIKMEDLILNRTTLHSMRRDFRRRQAQEIINGFNIPDVFVLHWDGKLLAEIRGTEKKDRLSLVVTGENMGKLLGIPKIESSTGDAIAAEIHNFLCK; encoded by the exons ATGGAAGAAGAAAGAAAGCGCGTTGAAAAGCATTTAGTTCATA CTAATTATCCTCTTGAAGTCTCTGATACCGAGGATGCTGAAAAGGATATTTCAGCTGGCGAAGAAAATGCAGCAAAAGATATGAATGAAGGCGAAGATACAGACGGAGGTAACATTAATTTACTaccgaaaaaggcaaatcgaggaaaaattaattttattgatgatagaATGCTTGCATGCATGGACAAATGGAACCTCTCAACAAGAGATGCCATGCATTTGGTGAGTGCAACGGTTGCTGCCTTCATAAATACCATGCAAAGTGTTAATGGAACGCCGTCAATAAAAATGGAAGATTTAATTCTGAATCGAACAACATTACATTCGATGAGGAGAGATTTTCGTCGCAGACAAGCTCAAGAGATTATTAATGGATTCAAT ATTCCCGACGTTTTTGTCCTTCACTGGGATGGCAAGCTGCTTGCAGAAATCCGAGGCACAGAAAAGAAAGATAGATTGTCTCTCGTTGTCACAGGAGAAAATATGGGAAAACTGCTGGGGATACCAAAAATTGAAAGTTCAACGGGAGATGCAATAGCTgcagaaatacataattttttgtgcaagtAG
- the LOC129251203 gene encoding uncharacterized protein LOC129251203 encodes MQEDVPHGTDLLHLGKAEAETEENLTMAYKPVKKRISPVEMKILLTDDNPVYERPRRMFYADRKIVDDGERGYRRDGCREGEEVRRQARENIVVIQEENQRTFNANRRTEPEYAIDELVAIRRTQYGVGLKLKPKYLGPYKIVKMRRGRYTVEKTGVHEGPGRTPTMAEFMKRWDPSFGPNERAGWPNVGNDGHDEQT; translated from the coding sequence ATGCAGGAAGACGTACCTCACGGGACGGATCTCTTGCATCTGGGTAAAGCAGAAGCAGAAACAGAGGAGAATTTGACAATGGCCTACAAGCCTGTGAAGAAAAGGATTTCACCGGTGGAGATGAAAATTTTGCTCACCGACGACAATCCAGTATACGAGCGACCAAGACGTATGTTTTATGCAGACCGGAAGATAGTGGATGATGGAGAACGAGGCTATCGACGAGATGGATGCAGAGAGGGAGAAGAAGTGCGTCGTCAAGCCCGGGAGAACATTGTCGTTATTCAAGAAGAAAATCAACGAACTTTCAACGCAAACCGAAGAACAGAACCCGAATATGCCATCGACGAGCTAGTAGCCATTAGGCGAACGCAGTATGGAGTGGGACTAAAGTTAAAGCCGAAATATCTGGGTCCATATAAAATCGTGAAGATGAGACGTGGGCGATACACTGTGGAAAAGACTGGCGTTCACGAAGGTCCAGGTCGAACCCCGACAATGGCTGAGTTCATGAAAAGATGGGATCCCTCATTCGGGCCGAATGAGCGCGCAGGATGGCCGAATGTAGGAAATGACGGACACGACGAACAGACATAA